A window of the bacterium genome harbors these coding sequences:
- a CDS encoding LacI family DNA-binding transcriptional regulator, whose protein sequence is MNVKAHVSVNIPSLVMMKSTITISDVAREAGVSTQTVSRVLNNKGEISPTTRRLVSEVIQRLGYRPNAVARSLVTRRTLSLGLVVPDIANPFFPEIARGAEDVALAAGYSVFLCNTIEQAEREVAVLRLLEEKRVDGVVVCSARLPDEQLVPMLKRQHAVVLVNRTVPNETAGTVRVDDASGSRQAVGHLLAGHRRRLAMLAGPENSHSGRERVHGFRNAVGDAGGLHDPSSIVSCPPYLEGGYQAATSLLSANRGIDGLVCYNDLVAIGALQACHDLGVRVPDDVAIVGCDDILLARLVTPSLTTMRVSKYEIGASAVRMLLGRIAGSGHRGERAEVVIRPELVARASAP, encoded by the coding sequence ATGAACGTGAAGGCTCACGTTAGCGTTAACATTCCGTCACTTGTGATGATGAAGTCAACAATAACGATCTCAGACGTCGCGCGCGAGGCTGGGGTGTCGACCCAGACGGTGTCTCGTGTGCTTAACAACAAAGGTGAAATCAGCCCGACAACCCGCCGGCTCGTGTCAGAGGTCATCCAGCGGTTGGGGTATCGCCCCAACGCCGTCGCCCGGAGCCTGGTGACTCGGCGGACGCTGAGTCTGGGTCTGGTCGTGCCGGACATCGCGAACCCGTTCTTTCCAGAGATCGCACGGGGCGCGGAGGACGTCGCACTCGCGGCCGGGTACAGCGTGTTCCTCTGCAACACGATCGAGCAGGCGGAGCGCGAGGTCGCTGTGTTGCGTCTGCTCGAGGAGAAACGGGTGGACGGTGTGGTGGTGTGTAGCGCCCGTCTTCCCGACGAGCAACTCGTGCCGATGCTCAAGCGGCAGCACGCCGTCGTGCTCGTCAACCGCACGGTCCCGAACGAAACGGCCGGGACCGTGCGTGTCGATGATGCGAGCGGCAGCCGGCAGGCCGTGGGCCACCTGCTCGCCGGCCACCGGAGGAGGCTGGCGATGCTCGCCGGGCCCGAGAACTCGCACAGCGGCCGGGAGCGGGTGCACGGCTTCCGTAACGCCGTAGGTGACGCTGGCGGGCTGCACGACCCGTCGTCGATCGTATCCTGTCCGCCCTACCTCGAGGGCGGCTACCAGGCGGCGACGAGCCTCCTGTCCGCGAACCGGGGGATCGACGGGCTCGTGTGTTACAACGACCTGGTCGCGATCGGCGCGCTCCAGGCGTGCCATGACCTCGGGGTTCGTGTCCCGGACGACGTGGCGATCGTGGGGTGCGACGACATCTTGCTGGCAAGACTGGTGACGCCGTCGTTGACGACGATGCGCGTCTCCAAGTACGAGATCGGCGCGTCCGCGGTGCGGATGCTGTTGGGCAGGATCGCGGGGTCGGGGCACCGCGGCGAGCGTGCGGAGGTCGTTATCCGGCCCGAACTGGTGGCGCGCGCGAGCGCACCGTAG
- a CDS encoding extracellular solute-binding protein: MESDGKAFKRRAFLIGAGATALGAGLWSRGLGAVEAAQAAALPPMPSRPLALTIIDVAGQLQLTKAIIEDYAKSHGQYVSQVNYQQATAPELPAKIKAQQLANQLQIHMVLTGSDALSAGIVQDIWQRILPDFQQKFPNLIGNYQQPKAQGLAQGYGILDVFGNYGPTFTYNPAKLPSPPKTPDDLLQWAKSNPQQLIYARPANSGPGRSFLMGLPYLLGEAQPREPQSWTKVWPYYQQLGQSIQYYPTGTAGTFQELGQGARTIAVSTMGWDLNVRALGVVPKNFGAFTFTGEHLVADTQYICVPKGNSPEMLGLVLDLIAWTLRPDQQAKVYDTGYFYPGPAVKGVTLAMAPKDSQDTLAPVRRKSFDDLIRSQPIEIPLDPDKLVQAFQIWDQRVGANKLK; the protein is encoded by the coding sequence GTGGAGAGCGACGGCAAGGCGTTCAAGCGCAGGGCGTTTCTGATCGGGGCCGGGGCGACCGCGCTCGGCGCGGGGCTGTGGTCGCGGGGTCTTGGCGCGGTCGAGGCCGCGCAGGCGGCCGCGCTGCCCCCGATGCCGTCTCGCCCGCTCGCGTTGACGATCATCGATGTCGCGGGTCAGCTGCAGCTGACGAAGGCGATCATCGAGGACTACGCCAAGTCGCACGGCCAGTACGTTAGCCAGGTCAATTACCAGCAGGCCACGGCGCCGGAACTCCCGGCGAAGATCAAGGCGCAACAGTTGGCAAACCAGCTGCAGATCCACATGGTGCTGACGGGTTCCGATGCGTTGTCCGCGGGCATCGTCCAAGACATTTGGCAGCGGATCCTGCCGGACTTTCAGCAGAAGTTCCCGAACCTCATCGGTAACTACCAGCAGCCCAAGGCGCAGGGGCTCGCCCAAGGGTACGGCATCCTCGACGTGTTCGGCAACTATGGACCGACGTTCACGTACAATCCCGCGAAGTTGCCGTCGCCGCCCAAGACGCCCGACGACCTGCTGCAGTGGGCGAAGAGCAACCCGCAGCAGCTGATCTACGCGCGTCCTGCAAACTCCGGCCCTGGCCGGAGCTTCTTGATGGGGTTGCCGTACCTGCTCGGCGAAGCGCAGCCGCGCGAGCCCCAATCCTGGACCAAGGTGTGGCCGTACTACCAGCAGCTTGGCCAGAGCATCCAGTACTACCCGACCGGGACGGCCGGGACATTTCAAGAACTAGGGCAGGGGGCGCGCACGATCGCGGTCTCGACGATGGGGTGGGACCTCAACGTCCGAGCCCTCGGCGTGGTGCCCAAGAACTTCGGGGCATTTACGTTCACGGGCGAGCACCTTGTCGCGGACACGCAGTACATCTGCGTGCCGAAGGGCAACTCGCCGGAGATGCTCGGGTTGGTCCTCGATCTGATCGCGTGGACGCTGCGGCCGGACCAGCAGGCCAAGGTGTACGACACCGGATACTTCTATCCCGGGCCGGCCGTCAAGGGCGTGACGCTGGCGATGGCGCCGAAAGACAGTCAGGACACGCTCGCCCCGGTCCGGCGTAAGTCGTTTGACGATTTGATTCGGAGCCAGCCGATCGAGATTCCGCTCGATCCCGACAAGCTCGTGCAGGCGTTTCAGATTTGGGACCAACGGGTCGGCGCGAACAAACTCAAGTGA
- a CDS encoding ABC transporter ATP-binding protein, with protein sequence MEIRGLTKRFADVVALSAFDLDVHGGEFISLLGPSGCGKSTALNCLAGLVDPDAGQILLDGDDLSPVPPERRGFGVVFQSYALFPHLTVGRNVAFGLEMMGVRPDALSRRVAQALALVHLEDLGDRYPAQLSGGQQQRVALARALVIEPRLLLMDEPLSNLDAKLRLEMRLEIRRLHQTLGLTTFYVTHDQEEALSLSDRIALMKDGTLRQVGTPEDVYLHPQSSFVANFFGYRNLFPVRVEAVRGGRVHVVALGGLRLEGTARGDLAAGAEAVAAVRPEDVVLRPLGDAAGGVPARVEFAEFIGDAFECSVETDTSALFVVRAAERWPQGAPVALRVDPDRLLVFPPE encoded by the coding sequence ATGGAGATTCGCGGGCTGACGAAGCGGTTCGCCGACGTCGTTGCGCTCTCGGCGTTCGATCTCGACGTACACGGCGGCGAATTCATCAGTCTGCTCGGGCCCTCCGGCTGCGGCAAAAGCACCGCGCTGAACTGCCTCGCGGGCCTGGTCGACCCCGACGCGGGGCAGATCCTGCTCGACGGGGACGACCTGTCACCCGTGCCTCCGGAGCGGCGCGGGTTCGGGGTAGTGTTCCAGAGCTATGCGCTGTTCCCGCACCTGACAGTCGGGCGCAACGTGGCGTTCGGGCTCGAGATGATGGGGGTGCGGCCGGACGCGTTGAGCCGCCGCGTCGCGCAGGCACTTGCCCTCGTCCACCTCGAGGATCTGGGCGACCGGTATCCGGCGCAGCTGAGCGGCGGCCAGCAGCAGCGGGTCGCGTTGGCCCGCGCGCTGGTCATCGAACCCCGTCTCTTGCTGATGGACGAGCCCCTGAGCAACCTGGATGCGAAGCTCAGGCTGGAGATGCGCCTCGAGATCCGCCGGCTGCATCAGACCCTCGGGCTCACCACCTTCTACGTGACACACGACCAGGAGGAGGCGCTGTCGCTGTCCGACCGCATCGCGCTGATGAAGGACGGCACGCTGCGGCAGGTCGGGACGCCGGAGGACGTGTATCTCCATCCGCAGTCCTCCTTTGTGGCCAACTTTTTCGGGTACCGCAATCTCTTTCCCGTACGGGTCGAGGCGGTGCGCGGCGGCCGCGTCCACGTCGTCGCGCTGGGCGGCCTGCGGCTCGAAGGCACGGCGCGCGGGGATCTGGCCGCGGGCGCCGAGGCCGTCGCAGCGGTGCGGCCGGAGGACGTGGTGTTGCGGCCGCTTGGTGATGCGGCGGGGGGCGTGCCGGCGAGGGTCGAGTTCGCCGAGTTCATCGGCGACGCGTTCGAGTGCAGCGTGGAAACGGACACGAGTGCCCTCTTCGTCGTGCGGGCGGCCGAGCGCTGGCCGCAGGGGGCGCCCGTCGCTCTGCGCGTGGACCCGGACCGGTTGCTCGTGTTTCCCCCCGAGTGA